From one Suicoccus acidiformans genomic stretch:
- a CDS encoding NAD(P)H-hydrate dehydratase — translation MHIIDKSDIIRWLPDRPKDSYKGSMGRVLCVGGNTHFGGAIILAASAAVYSGAGLTSVASDPINLHALHARLPEAMFIDYQDFTALEDAIHNADTVLLGPGLGRDAQAEAIFHCVLSAITTQKLVLDADALYFISQNRPNLPQTTVIATPHQGEWLRLTGLPLSESTVEQRQQATADLGMWVVLKSERTEIYLDDTVYQNLGGNPAMATGGMGDVLAGMLAGLLGQYSSPKETVLSGVFLHSYIADQLALNQYVTLPSQIVTEIPRVMRELLNAKQQF, via the coding sequence ATGCATATTATTGACAAATCAGACATCATCCGCTGGCTTCCCGACCGTCCTAAAGATAGTTACAAAGGGAGCATGGGTCGAGTGCTTTGTGTCGGTGGGAATACACATTTCGGTGGGGCCATTATACTTGCAGCCAGTGCAGCTGTTTATTCTGGTGCCGGCCTTACCTCAGTCGCAAGCGACCCAATAAACCTCCACGCCCTCCACGCACGCCTCCCTGAGGCGATGTTTATAGACTACCAGGATTTTACTGCCTTAGAAGATGCCATTCATAATGCTGATACCGTTCTCCTCGGCCCAGGTTTAGGCAGAGACGCACAAGCTGAAGCAATCTTTCACTGCGTGCTGAGCGCGATTACCACGCAGAAACTTGTCCTCGATGCAGACGCTTTATACTTCATCAGCCAAAATCGCCCAAACTTACCCCAAACAACCGTCATAGCCACACCACATCAAGGGGAATGGCTAAGGCTGACTGGCCTGCCCTTGAGTGAAAGCACAGTCGAGCAACGCCAGCAAGCTACGGCAGACCTTGGCATGTGGGTCGTCTTAAAAAGCGAACGAACCGAAATTTATTTAGATGACACAGTGTACCAAAACCTCGGAGGCAACCCAGCTATGGCAACTGGTGGCATGGGTGACGTACTTGCTGGCATGTTAGCTGGCCTTCTCGGTCAGTATAGCTCCCCGAAAGAAACCGTTCTATCCGGCGTCTTCTTACATAGTTATATCGCAGACCAACTGGCGCTAAACCAGTACGTAACCTTGCCAAGTCAGATTGTGACAGAAATTCCCCGCGTAATGCGAGAGTTGCTGAATGCCAAGCAACAGTTTTAA